ATGGCATCCTCCTCGATCAGAAAAAGACCTTACCTGCTGAGATTAACGTGTTAAAACAAGAACGTCAACGGACCCTCTTAGAAGTTACGCTGACCGAAGGGAGAAATCGGCAAATTCGGCGTGTTGCTGAACAGTTGGGGTTTCCGGTACTCGCTCTGCATCGTAGCGCGATCGGCGCCATCCATCTCAACAATCAAGATCAGTCTTTATCAAAATTGGGCAATTATCGTTTCTTAACAACTCAAGAAGTTGATTATCTTAAACAGCAGTCTTATCCCCATATCGCTAATTAAGATTATGTTTACTGACAAGAATCAAGGTTTACCTGCAACTTTTCAACAACAGCAAGTGGAAAAACTGAAAGAAATTGGATCACAGATCCATCAAGTCCGGATAAAACAATCTATGTCCATTGATGAAGTTGCTACTAAGACTCGCATTCAAGCACGATTGCTGGTTGCCATTGAGGAAGGGAATTTGGATGCGCTTCCAGAACCCGTTTACATACAAGGTCTGATCAAGCAATTTGCAGAAGCGCTCGGGTTAAATGGACGAGATTATGCAAGTGCTTTTCCAATTGGACAACAAACGTATACGATTAGCCCCTCTTGGCGACAACTGCCTGCTGCTCAACTGCGCCCTCTCCACTTGTACGTCATTTATATTTTATTGATTGTTGTTTCAGTCAGTGGTTTATCCTACTTGGTTGAACAACAATCAGCAGGGAATAATGCCAACCCACAATCATCTCAAGAACAAGTGAGCACAAAACCAACTGTCGAAACTCCCAATTCGCAATTAGCGATCGCGAACCCTCCCTCTGCCACGCCATCCT
The genomic region above belongs to Cyanobacteria bacterium GSL.Bin1 and contains:
- a CDS encoding DUF4115 domain-containing protein, whose amino-acid sequence is MFTDKNQGLPATFQQQQVEKLKEIGSQIHQVRIKQSMSIDEVATKTRIQARLLVAIEEGNLDALPEPVYIQGLIKQFAEALGLNGRDYASAFPIGQQTYTISPSWRQLPAAQLRPLHLYVIYILLIVVSVSGLSYLVEQQSAGNNANPQSSQEQVSTKPTVETPNSQLAIANPPSATPSSPETQTHPIELKVSIKKDAWVRVTSDGKTVYEGILSAGNEKSWTAKQSLTLRTGNAGGVVVEPNQQSPTVLGNLGEVKEVAYFPQD